A portion of the Edaphobacter bradus genome contains these proteins:
- a CDS encoding DUF4142 domain-containing protein, translating into MSCRCLRPLALVCAVALPSSFVSAQNEPLAPPASATQPNLPSQAQPSTSIRDSNTGGDTVQFMRDKTFIRHAAEGGLAEVQLGQLAAEKGTGDDVKGFGQKMVEDHTALNRKMAAIADSLGIKLTNRMNKTDQEEYDKLSTMSGDSFDTQYIAFMVRDHHADLREFRIEANSTTDPVLKEAVTNGARVIHEHMVMIDRIARSKGLPTPAGRGRPAPPSSE; encoded by the coding sequence ATGTCCTGTCGTTGTCTCCGGCCCCTTGCCCTTGTCTGCGCGGTTGCGCTTCCTTCCTCCTTCGTCTCCGCCCAGAACGAGCCCTTGGCTCCTCCTGCCTCAGCGACTCAGCCGAACCTGCCCAGTCAGGCGCAGCCTTCTACCTCAATCCGGGACTCCAACACCGGTGGCGACACCGTCCAGTTCATGCGCGACAAGACGTTTATTCGCCATGCCGCCGAAGGTGGGCTCGCCGAGGTCCAGCTCGGACAGCTCGCCGCGGAGAAGGGCACAGGCGACGACGTCAAAGGCTTCGGCCAGAAGATGGTCGAAGACCACACCGCACTCAATCGGAAGATGGCTGCTATCGCGGACTCCCTCGGAATCAAGTTGACAAACCGCATGAACAAGACCGATCAGGAAGAGTACGACAAGCTCAGCACAATGTCCGGCGACTCCTTCGACACGCAGTACATCGCCTTCATGGTCAGAGACCACCACGCCGACCTGCGCGAGTTCCGCATCGAAGCCAACAGCACCACCGATCCCGTCCTGAAGGAAGCAGTCACCAACGGCGCCCGCGTCATTCATGAGCACATGGTCATGATTGACAGAATCGCCCGCAGCAAGGGACTCCCAACTCCCGCCGGACGAGGCCGTCCCGCACCGCCCTCATCAGAATGA
- a CDS encoding LemA family protein produces the protein MKSLWVVLGVVGLLVLVLLLSGGSYVSTKNTLVQKNEAINAAYSQVDVLQQRRLDLIPNLVASVKGYVAEESAILTNIANARAGVLAAGSDHAAAINANTKLDVALGPFFRLQEQYPNLKGNEQFMRLEDELAGSENRIAVGRQRYNKVLEDYNVYVRQFPNSLWAGMAGFHYRDEYFKGNPENKAAPKVDFSK, from the coding sequence ATGAAATCATTATGGGTCGTACTTGGCGTAGTCGGCCTTCTCGTTCTCGTTCTGCTCTTGTCGGGCGGAAGCTATGTCAGCACGAAGAACACTCTGGTACAGAAGAACGAAGCCATCAACGCTGCCTACTCGCAGGTAGACGTCCTCCAGCAGCGCCGCCTCGATCTCATCCCAAACCTCGTTGCTTCGGTTAAGGGCTACGTGGCCGAAGAATCCGCTATCCTGACCAACATCGCAAATGCCCGCGCCGGAGTTCTGGCTGCAGGCTCGGACCACGCCGCCGCGATCAACGCCAACACGAAGCTCGACGTCGCCCTTGGCCCCTTCTTCCGCCTTCAGGAGCAGTACCCCAACCTCAAGGGCAACGAACAGTTCATGCGGCTCGAGGACGAACTTGCCGGCTCGGAAAACCGGATTGCCGTAGGGCGCCAGCGCTACAACAAAGTTCTCGAGGACTACAATGTCTACGTTCGCCAGTTCCCCAACAGCCTCTGGGCTGGCATGGCAGGCTTCCACTACCGGGACGAGTACTTCAAGGGCAACCCGGAGAACAAAGCGGCGCCGAAGGTCGACTTCTCAAAGTAA
- a CDS encoding TPM domain-containing protein, producing MKTILRWLTVILFLLVPVASLSAESVSSLPAPTGYVNDFAGVLNPTTKQNLEVLCTQVDRQAQAQIAVVTIKTLDNDQSIEEFATELEDKWKVGTKGTDRGVLMIFVMTPRRGRIEVGYGLEGILNDAKVGDIGRSMSPAVRQGDYNTAIPLGVRQIAGVIAQDAGVTLTLPTHQYHREPVQHGPIQLSLTEIVLGGGVILLILFFLVSTGNTGLIFFLLGNLMGGGGGGDRRRDNDGGDFGGFGGGGSGGGGASGDW from the coding sequence ATGAAGACCATCCTGCGATGGCTGACCGTCATCCTTTTTCTGCTTGTTCCGGTAGCGTCGCTGTCTGCCGAGTCCGTGAGCTCACTGCCGGCCCCTACCGGCTACGTCAACGACTTCGCCGGAGTTCTTAACCCAACAACCAAACAGAACCTCGAAGTTCTCTGCACCCAGGTGGACCGGCAGGCGCAGGCCCAGATCGCGGTCGTCACCATCAAGACTCTCGACAACGACCAGAGCATCGAGGAGTTTGCCACCGAGCTTGAAGACAAGTGGAAGGTCGGCACCAAGGGCACCGACCGCGGCGTGCTGATGATCTTCGTCATGACCCCCCGGCGCGGACGCATCGAGGTGGGCTATGGCCTTGAGGGCATCCTCAACGACGCTAAAGTGGGCGACATCGGCCGCTCCATGTCGCCCGCCGTGCGGCAGGGCGACTACAACACCGCCATCCCGCTCGGCGTCCGCCAGATCGCGGGCGTCATAGCGCAGGACGCCGGTGTCACGCTTACGCTGCCAACGCACCAGTATCATCGCGAGCCAGTCCAGCACGGGCCCATCCAGCTTTCGCTGACCGAGATCGTCCTCGGCGGCGGTGTCATTCTGCTGATTCTCTTCTTCCTTGTCAGCACCGGAAACACCGGGCTCATCTTCTTCCTGCTCGGCAATCTGATGGGCGGAGGCGGAGGCGGCGATCGTAGACGTGACAATGACGGCGGGGACTTTGGCGGCTTCGGGGGCGGCGGTTCCGGAGGAGGCGGAGCCAGCGGAGACTGGTAG
- a CDS encoding CgeB family protein has protein sequence MKILYASGLSPNDSSLYRLWALERLGHQVIPLNFFDYLPRNPLLDKIVFRLAAGPHVNRLNRDLLDIAQREKPDLLWADKLLWMKPSTLDGLRALGIATVSYMIDNPFGTRQDPGWRLYMKCIPRYDLHVVQRDKNIADYRARGARDVIKIQTAFEPTLHFPPSATWSDKDRDRDVSFIGTPYDDRAQTLVRLAQLNEFGVTISGGQRVWQRALSPADLAALYREGELHQEKYREAIWRSKINLSFITHSNQDEFVHKSFEIAGCGGFLLAERSQGHLDRFREDEEAVFFSNFDELARKIRRYLPDEAARTRIAAAGHARAHRDGYYNDRQVALILDRVHTLMES, from the coding sequence ATGAAGATTCTCTACGCCTCTGGCCTCTCTCCCAACGATTCCTCGCTCTACCGCCTCTGGGCGCTGGAACGGCTTGGCCACCAGGTCATCCCCCTCAACTTCTTCGACTACCTGCCGCGCAACCCTCTCCTCGACAAGATTGTCTTCCGTCTCGCCGCCGGTCCTCATGTCAATCGCCTCAACCGCGACCTTCTCGACATCGCGCAGCGGGAAAAACCTGACCTCCTCTGGGCCGACAAGCTCCTCTGGATGAAGCCCAGCACACTCGACGGCCTCCGCGCGCTCGGCATCGCCACCGTGAGCTACATGATCGACAACCCCTTCGGCACCCGCCAGGACCCCGGCTGGCGGCTCTACATGAAGTGCATCCCCCGGTACGACCTCCACGTCGTCCAGCGCGACAAGAACATCGCCGACTACCGCGCCCGCGGAGCCCGCGACGTCATCAAGATTCAGACCGCCTTCGAGCCAACCCTTCACTTCCCGCCGTCGGCCACCTGGTCCGACAAGGACCGTGATCGCGACGTCTCCTTCATCGGAACTCCCTACGACGACCGCGCCCAGACCCTCGTCCGTCTCGCCCAGCTCAACGAGTTTGGCGTCACCATCTCCGGCGGCCAGCGCGTCTGGCAACGTGCTCTCTCGCCTGCCGACCTCGCCGCCCTCTACCGCGAGGGGGAACTCCATCAGGAAAAATACCGCGAAGCCATCTGGCGCTCGAAGATCAACCTCAGCTTCATCACTCACTCCAACCAGGACGAGTTCGTCCACAAGAGCTTTGAGATCGCCGGCTGCGGAGGCTTCCTGCTCGCCGAACGCTCCCAGGGACACCTCGACCGCTTCCGCGAGGACGAGGAGGCCGTTTTCTTCTCCAACTTCGACGAACTCGCCCGGAAGATCCGCCGCTACCTCCCGGATGAAGCGGCCCGGACCCGCATCGCGGCCGCCGGACACGCCCGCGCCCACCGCGACGGCTACTACAACGACCGTCAGGTTGCCCTCATCCTGGACCGCGTGCATACCCTCATGGAGTCATGA
- a CDS encoding STAS domain-containing protein produces MSMKVQTRQVDGVTILDLSGRITLGEGSVTIRDSVRDMLTKGQKKILLNLGEITYIDSSGIGELVSAFTTVKNAGGELKLLNLTKKVHDLLQITKLYTVFDIKDDEAAAIASFGK; encoded by the coding sequence ATGAGCATGAAAGTACAGACCCGCCAAGTGGACGGGGTCACCATTCTCGATCTCAGCGGCCGAATTACCCTCGGCGAAGGCAGCGTCACCATTCGCGATTCAGTTCGCGACATGCTTACCAAGGGACAAAAGAAGATCCTTCTGAACCTGGGCGAGATCACCTACATCGACAGCTCGGGCATCGGTGAGCTGGTCAGCGCGTTTACGACGGTGAAGAACGCGGGCGGCGAGTTGAAGCTGCTGAACCTGACCAAGAAGGTCCATGACCTGCTGCAGATCACGAAGCTGTACACCGTCTTCGACATCAAGGACGACGAGGCGGCCGCGATCGCATCTTTCGGCAAGTAA
- a CDS encoding ATP-binding protein, with product MTFEVSTSTLPTLLLSAAGDAQTKSARTALADPTTSRVSFTLDSTLESVNKIEQTAEQCAQRAGFDEDTIPHIAMAVREAAVNAVLHGNAYDTRKHIMASFETTSDALIIRITDQGPGLDPETLPDPLAPENILRGSGRGIFLIRAFMDEVNFRQLHPGTELTLIKYRTPAQPGS from the coding sequence TTGACATTCGAGGTTTCCACAAGCACACTGCCAACATTGCTGTTGTCCGCTGCTGGCGACGCACAGACAAAGAGTGCAAGGACTGCTTTGGCCGATCCCACGACAAGCCGCGTCAGCTTCACACTGGATTCGACACTGGAAAGCGTCAACAAGATTGAGCAGACGGCGGAACAGTGCGCGCAGCGGGCCGGGTTCGACGAGGACACAATTCCCCATATTGCAATGGCAGTGCGGGAGGCCGCGGTGAACGCTGTTTTGCACGGCAATGCCTACGACACGCGCAAGCACATTATGGCGTCGTTTGAGACGACCTCGGATGCTCTGATCATCCGGATCACCGACCAGGGCCCGGGGCTCGATCCGGAGACTCTTCCGGACCCTCTGGCACCGGAAAATATCCTTCGCGGATCGGGTCGAGGCATCTTTCTTATCAGGGCCTTCATGGATGAGGTAAACTTTCGCCAGTTACATCCAGGCACAGAATTGACTCTCATTAAGTACCGCACACCCGCGCAGCCGGGTTCCTAA
- a CDS encoding M13 family metallopeptidase, translating to MRTLLAPLLIGLLYASTPASLFAQQPATPLDSMPYSPSLDLTSLDRSVNPCDDFYRFTCGGWMKKNPIPADQSNWSVYAKLANDNQQFLWGILADDAKATNRTPNQQKIGDYFAACMDTAAIDKRGISPIRPELDAIDKLRDRKALIAYIGPLNSRMMGTFFFDAGPTQDPGDSSQMIAEVGAGGLGLPDRDYYVKTDPKSEETRQKYLAYITRILTLSGESSAQATQDAATILRIETTLAKASLTLVERRDPYKLYHSMSVADLEKINPAVSWPAYLAAQGAQAVSSLNVTQPDFQKTLSSVLSTEPLPALKVYLRFHVLTAAAPSLSSPFETASFDFYSHYLRGTEQMPPRWKRCVRGVDHNLGEALGQEFVRRTFSPETRQKTLLMTDQIEQAMQSEIERLDWMSPTTKVEALRKLHAIRNKIGYPDKWRDYSKLDIRPGDYFGDVVRATQFESNRQWAKVGKPVDRTEWGMTPPTVNAYYDPQMNDINFPAGVLQPPLYDPKSDDAPNYGNTGSTIGHELTHGFDDEGRQFDAQGNLKDWWTKEDAQGFEDRINCLRNQFANYIVVDDIHINSKLTSGEDVADLGGTLLAYIAWQKTIENQRLKPVDGFTPDQRFFIGFAQWACENTREASRRLQALTDPHSPGFARINGIVSNMPEFATAFGCKVSQPMVKQKVCKVW from the coding sequence ATGCGGACCCTTTTAGCCCCACTTCTTATTGGCCTTCTATACGCCTCCACGCCTGCCTCACTCTTCGCTCAGCAGCCAGCTACGCCGCTCGATTCCATGCCCTACTCGCCGAGTCTGGACCTCACATCGCTCGATCGTTCCGTCAACCCTTGTGACGACTTCTACCGCTTCACTTGCGGAGGCTGGATGAAGAAGAATCCCATCCCCGCCGACCAGTCCAACTGGAGCGTCTACGCCAAGCTCGCCAATGATAATCAGCAGTTCCTCTGGGGAATCCTCGCGGACGACGCTAAAGCCACAAACCGCACTCCCAATCAGCAGAAGATCGGCGACTACTTCGCCGCCTGCATGGACACCGCCGCCATCGACAAGCGCGGCATCTCGCCTATCCGGCCCGAGCTCGACGCTATCGACAAGCTCCGCGACCGCAAGGCGCTCATAGCCTATATCGGCCCGCTCAACAGCCGCATGATGGGGACCTTCTTCTTCGACGCAGGCCCCACGCAGGACCCCGGCGACTCCAGCCAGATGATCGCCGAAGTCGGGGCCGGCGGCCTCGGCCTCCCCGACCGCGACTACTACGTCAAGACCGACCCCAAGAGCGAGGAGACTCGTCAGAAATACCTCGCCTACATCACCAGAATCCTCACCCTCTCCGGCGAGTCCTCTGCCCAGGCCACACAGGATGCCGCCACCATCCTCCGCATCGAGACCACCCTCGCCAAAGCCTCTCTCACCCTCGTTGAGCGGCGCGACCCCTACAAGCTCTACCACAGCATGTCCGTCGCCGATCTTGAGAAGATCAACCCTGCCGTCTCCTGGCCCGCTTACCTCGCCGCGCAGGGAGCGCAGGCCGTCTCCTCGCTCAACGTCACCCAGCCCGACTTCCAGAAGACCCTGAGTTCTGTCCTGAGCACCGAACCGCTCCCCGCGCTCAAGGTCTATCTTCGCTTTCACGTCCTCACCGCTGCGGCCCCGTCGCTCTCTTCTCCCTTTGAGACCGCCAGCTTTGACTTCTACAGCCACTACCTGCGCGGCACCGAGCAGATGCCTCCGCGCTGGAAGCGCTGCGTCCGCGGTGTCGATCACAACCTCGGCGAGGCCCTCGGCCAGGAGTTCGTCCGCCGCACCTTCTCGCCAGAAACCCGCCAGAAGACCCTCCTCATGACCGACCAGATCGAGCAGGCCATGCAGTCCGAGATCGAGCGCCTCGACTGGATGAGCCCCACCACCAAAGTCGAGGCCCTCCGCAAGCTTCACGCCATCCGCAACAAAATCGGCTATCCCGACAAGTGGCGCGACTACTCAAAGCTCGACATCAGGCCCGGCGACTACTTTGGCGACGTCGTCCGCGCCACGCAATTTGAGTCCAACCGCCAATGGGCCAAAGTCGGCAAGCCCGTCGACCGCACCGAGTGGGGAATGACGCCGCCCACCGTCAACGCCTACTACGATCCGCAGATGAACGACATCAACTTCCCGGCAGGCGTCCTCCAGCCGCCGCTCTACGACCCGAAGTCCGACGACGCCCCCAACTACGGCAACACCGGCTCCACCATCGGCCATGAGCTCACCCACGGCTTCGACGACGAAGGCCGTCAGTTTGACGCCCAGGGCAACCTCAAGGACTGGTGGACCAAAGAAGACGCGCAGGGCTTCGAAGACCGCATCAACTGCCTCCGCAACCAGTTCGCGAACTACATCGTCGTCGACGACATCCACATCAACAGCAAGCTCACCAGCGGCGAAGACGTCGCCGACCTGGGCGGAACCCTCCTCGCATACATCGCATGGCAAAAGACCATCGAAAACCAGCGGCTCAAGCCTGTCGACGGCTTCACCCCCGACCAGCGCTTCTTCATCGGCTTCGCCCAGTGGGCCTGCGAGAATACCCGCGAGGCCAGCCGCCGCCTGCAAGCCCTTACCGACCCGCATTCTCCTGGCTTCGCGCGCATCAACGGCATCGTCAGCAATATGCCGGAGTTCGCCACCGCTTTCGGCTGCAAAGTCAGCCAGCCCATGGTCAAGCAAAAGGTGTGTAAAGTCTGGTAA
- a CDS encoding DoxX family protein, whose protein sequence is MNDFRKSFEQGWSSRFVRLNRTSVARWAPIPLRLIVGYGFMQHGFAKFSKGPEAFAAILHAIGVPAPHLMAWLTILIEFFGGLAVLLGALMPLVSLPMTAILLVAMFTVHLPYGFSSIKIISVTSGRAQFGPPGYECDLLYLACLAALVLGGSGPMAIDGYLRRNT, encoded by the coding sequence ATGAATGACTTTCGCAAATCATTTGAACAGGGATGGAGCAGTCGTTTTGTGCGCCTGAATCGAACCTCAGTAGCTCGTTGGGCTCCGATTCCGCTCCGGCTGATCGTTGGATATGGCTTTATGCAGCACGGCTTCGCCAAGTTCTCTAAAGGCCCTGAAGCATTCGCCGCCATCCTGCATGCAATCGGCGTACCCGCTCCTCATCTCATGGCATGGCTTACGATTCTGATCGAGTTCTTCGGAGGGCTCGCCGTTCTACTGGGAGCTCTGATGCCCTTGGTTAGTTTGCCGATGACTGCAATTCTCCTCGTCGCGATGTTTACAGTCCATCTGCCCTATGGCTTCAGTTCCATCAAAATCATAAGCGTCACTTCCGGTCGTGCTCAGTTTGGACCTCCGGGGTACGAGTGTGACCTGCTCTATCTTGCTTGCCTCGCGGCGCTCGTCCTCGGTGGTTCTGGACCGATGGCGATCGACGGCTACCTCAGGAGGAACACATAG
- a CDS encoding GntR family transcriptional regulator, translated as MTIAQDSPLYSHVEAVLASEITDGCLKIGDQLPTEDSLIARFEVSRITVRRAIQNLVNRGLVEIRRGKGTFVAAPKITQELTELSGFVEDMQALGRKPTARVIGKDLVTADMTVAGQLALTKGERVVRIRRVRLADGIPLSFDETYLPLELGKRIITNNLKTEPIFSLLERKYDVPLIEAEYKLEAVVAEAEVAAALRVKPGSPIFRIERTSYSTGGRPVDYEKLYYRGDLVRFVTRLARKASR; from the coding sequence ATGACGATCGCACAGGATTCTCCTCTTTATTCACACGTCGAGGCGGTCCTCGCCAGCGAGATCACCGATGGCTGCCTCAAGATTGGAGATCAACTGCCGACCGAAGACAGCCTCATTGCGCGATTCGAAGTCAGCCGCATTACTGTTCGCCGGGCTATCCAGAATCTCGTGAATCGCGGTCTCGTCGAGATTCGCCGTGGCAAGGGCACGTTCGTCGCCGCGCCCAAAATTACTCAGGAGCTTACAGAGCTGAGCGGATTTGTGGAAGATATGCAGGCACTTGGCCGCAAGCCAACGGCCCGCGTGATCGGCAAAGACCTTGTGACTGCTGATATGACGGTGGCAGGCCAACTTGCGCTGACAAAGGGCGAGCGCGTCGTCAGAATCCGTCGCGTGCGTCTGGCCGATGGCATTCCCCTCTCCTTCGATGAGACTTACCTCCCCTTGGAGCTCGGCAAAAGAATCATCACCAACAACTTGAAGACCGAGCCTATCTTTTCGCTCCTTGAGCGCAAATATGATGTTCCCCTGATAGAGGCCGAATACAAGTTGGAAGCCGTAGTTGCCGAGGCGGAGGTCGCCGCAGCGCTACGAGTGAAGCCAGGTAGCCCAATCTTCCGCATTGAACGAACCTCGTACTCGACGGGCGGTCGGCCAGTGGACTACGAGAAGCTGTACTACCGAGGCGATCTCGTCCGGTTCGTGACACGCCTGGCCCGAAAAGCCTCGCGATGA
- a CDS encoding magnesium transporter MgtE N-terminal domain-containing protein → MTKLAQKTTASALLGTPVLDASGVLLGRVRELVVRPALDPSRVSSLLPKLSGPALDAAANSVAVEDLELTPDGLKLHPGAQLRPLPDDPALVLLERDLLDQQIIDVHGHKVVRVNDVDLVWEHNGEPNGNGGNHAPLSLRITEVEVGARGAVRRLLKGLPRAAVESLAQRITPSVIPWDFVDLIDPSRRVRLKVDQDRLSQIHPSDLADILEDLAPPERHALFTSLDEEVAAETLEEVEPKLQKSLLESLDSGQVADIVEEMDPGAAADLLNKLPEDRSEAILEKMEPEEREEVEELLEFSGNSAAGRMTTEYVAVPEAANVSDALNALASFEGDLDLITDIYLLDKEERITGIVPVVRMLLSPPQTPLAAVPHGHLVTCGTDASGRKVAELFDKYNLRSLPVVDEDQHLVGVVHAEQVIALLRETH, encoded by the coding sequence ATGACGAAACTCGCCCAGAAGACGACAGCCTCCGCCCTGCTCGGCACGCCAGTCCTCGACGCCAGCGGAGTCCTGCTCGGCCGTGTGCGCGAACTCGTCGTACGCCCCGCGCTCGATCCTTCCCGCGTCAGCAGTCTCCTGCCGAAGCTCTCCGGCCCTGCGCTCGACGCCGCCGCCAACTCGGTCGCCGTCGAAGACCTCGAGCTCACCCCCGACGGCCTCAAACTCCATCCCGGCGCCCAGCTCCGGCCGCTGCCCGACGACCCCGCGCTCGTCCTGCTCGAACGCGACCTGCTCGACCAGCAGATCATCGACGTCCACGGTCACAAAGTCGTACGCGTCAACGATGTCGATCTCGTCTGGGAGCACAACGGTGAGCCCAACGGAAACGGTGGCAACCACGCCCCTCTCAGCCTCCGCATCACCGAGGTCGAGGTCGGCGCTCGAGGAGCCGTCCGCCGTCTGCTCAAAGGTCTGCCCCGCGCCGCGGTCGAGAGCCTCGCCCAGCGCATCACACCAAGCGTCATCCCCTGGGACTTCGTCGATCTGATCGACCCCTCGCGCCGTGTCCGACTCAAAGTCGATCAGGACCGCCTCTCCCAGATACACCCCTCCGACCTCGCCGACATCCTCGAAGACCTTGCCCCGCCCGAGCGCCACGCCCTCTTCACCTCGCTCGACGAGGAGGTCGCCGCTGAGACGCTCGAAGAGGTCGAGCCCAAGCTGCAGAAGTCCCTCCTCGAGTCCCTCGACTCCGGCCAGGTCGCCGACATCGTCGAGGAGATGGACCCCGGCGCCGCCGCCGATCTTCTCAACAAGCTCCCCGAAGACCGCTCCGAGGCCATCCTGGAGAAGATGGAGCCCGAAGAGCGCGAGGAGGTCGAAGAACTCCTCGAGTTCTCCGGCAACTCCGCCGCTGGCCGCATGACCACCGAGTACGTCGCGGTCCCTGAGGCTGCCAATGTCTCCGACGCCCTTAACGCCCTTGCCTCCTTTGAGGGAGACCTCGACCTCATCACCGACATCTATCTCCTCGACAAAGAGGAACGCATCACAGGCATTGTTCCCGTCGTCCGCATGCTGCTCTCCCCGCCACAAACCCCGCTCGCCGCGGTCCCTCACGGGCATCTCGTCACCTGCGGCACCGACGCCAGCGGCCGCAAGGTCGCCGAGCTCTTCGACAAGTACAATCTCCGTTCGCTGCCTGTCGTCGACGAAGACCAGCATCTCGTCGGCGTCGTCCACGCCGAACAGGTCATCGCCCTTCTCCGCGAGACCCACTGA
- a CDS encoding S9 family peptidase — translation MIDTTALTPPIARKEPTPTTLHGQTLEDNYRWMRYKSSPELINYLEAENAYASAVMKPTEEMQAKLYAEMLSHIKETDISVPYRDHDWYYYTRTLEGSQYPIYCRKAATGTAFDDSQPEQVVLDVNKLAEGQAFMAVGGMSVSPDGAKLAYSTDNTGFRQYTLHVRDLKTEADLPETAQRVGSLAWAADSKTLFYTTENAVTKRQDHLFRHRLGDPVSDDAIIYEERDERFNLGVGKTRDGRYLLMEAGSHTTTECSYLDATTPGGVFLVIAPREDDHEYYVDHRNGLFYIRTNDTGKNFRVVTVAVDGGGREDWKELIPLNKDVPLEDFDVFQSFCVSSMRELGLTTLAVQMFGVDGSLGEAKEISFPEPTYTAQGNVNREFVTGKFRYSYQSLVSPASIYDYDVAAGTSELLKQQEVPGGFDSARYASERVWVTAADGVKVPVSLVYRREMFRKDGTGPLYVYGYGSYGYPLPVGFSPARLSLLDRGVVVAYAHIRGGGEMGDTWHDAGKMMVKRNTFMDFIAVVEQLVAQGYGAKDRVAIEGGSAGGLLMGAVVNERPDLFHVVLSHVPFVDVMNTMLDASLPLTVAEYEEWGNPNEPEAFAYMRSYSPYDNLKPGNYPAMLVKTSLNDSQVMYWEPAKYVAKLRTLKTNDTPLLLHINMDAGHGGASGRYDYLKEIAFDYAFLLTQLRVGA, via the coding sequence ATGATCGATACGACCGCACTGACACCGCCGATTGCCCGCAAGGAACCCACGCCGACCACACTGCACGGCCAGACCCTGGAGGATAACTACCGCTGGATGCGGTACAAGAGTTCGCCGGAGCTGATCAACTACCTTGAGGCCGAGAACGCCTACGCCAGTGCCGTGATGAAGCCGACCGAGGAGATGCAGGCAAAGCTCTACGCTGAGATGCTGTCGCATATCAAGGAGACGGACATCTCGGTTCCCTACCGCGATCACGACTGGTACTACTACACGCGGACGCTGGAGGGCAGCCAGTACCCGATTTACTGCCGCAAGGCGGCGACGGGGACGGCGTTCGACGACTCGCAACCTGAGCAGGTGGTGCTGGACGTTAACAAGCTGGCCGAGGGGCAGGCCTTTATGGCCGTGGGTGGGATGAGCGTGAGCCCGGACGGCGCGAAGCTCGCCTATTCGACTGACAACACAGGCTTTCGGCAGTACACGCTGCATGTTCGCGATCTGAAGACGGAAGCTGACCTGCCGGAGACAGCGCAGCGCGTCGGTTCGCTGGCGTGGGCCGCGGACTCGAAGACGCTCTTCTACACGACCGAGAATGCAGTGACGAAGCGGCAGGACCATCTGTTCCGTCATCGGCTGGGAGATCCGGTTTCAGATGACGCGATTATCTATGAGGAGCGGGATGAGCGGTTCAACCTGGGCGTGGGCAAGACGCGCGATGGACGATACCTCCTGATGGAAGCGGGAAGCCACACGACGACAGAGTGCAGCTATCTGGATGCGACGACTCCGGGCGGAGTGTTTCTGGTGATTGCTCCGAGAGAGGATGACCATGAGTACTACGTCGATCATCGCAATGGGCTCTTCTATATCCGCACGAACGATACGGGAAAGAACTTCAGGGTCGTGACGGTTGCGGTGGACGGCGGCGGCCGGGAGGATTGGAAGGAGCTGATCCCCCTCAATAAGGATGTTCCGCTTGAGGATTTTGATGTATTTCAATCGTTCTGCGTAAGTTCCATGAGAGAGCTTGGACTGACGACGCTGGCGGTCCAGATGTTTGGCGTTGACGGAAGCCTAGGTGAGGCGAAGGAGATCAGCTTCCCCGAGCCGACATATACCGCGCAGGGGAATGTGAACCGGGAGTTTGTGACGGGGAAGTTTCGCTACAGCTACCAGTCGCTGGTTTCGCCGGCTTCGATCTACGACTATGACGTGGCAGCGGGAACGTCAGAGCTGCTGAAGCAGCAGGAGGTTCCTGGAGGATTTGATTCGGCTCGGTACGCCTCGGAGCGGGTTTGGGTGACGGCGGCGGATGGGGTGAAGGTGCCAGTGTCGCTGGTCTATCGGCGGGAGATGTTCCGGAAGGATGGAACAGGGCCGCTGTATGTGTATGGGTATGGGTCGTATGGGTATCCGCTGCCTGTGGGGTTCAGCCCGGCGCGGCTGTCGTTGCTTGATCGCGGTGTGGTGGTCGCGTATGCGCATATTCGCGGCGGCGGCGAGATGGGCGACACCTGGCACGATGCCGGAAAGATGATGGTGAAGCGCAACACGTTTATGGACTTCATCGCGGTCGTCGAGCAGCTTGTGGCCCAGGGGTATGGCGCGAAGGACCGGGTGGCGATCGAAGGCGGGAGCGCGGGCGGGCTGTTGATGGGCGCGGTGGTGAATGAGCGGCCGGATCTCTTTCACGTCGTGCTGTCGCACGTTCCGTTCGTGGATGTGATGAACACGATGCTGGACGCTTCCCTGCCGCTGACAGTCGCGGAGTACGAGGAGTGGGGGAATCCGAATGAGCCGGAGGCGTTTGCCTATATGCGGTCGTATTCGCCCTACGACAACCTGAAGCCGGGCAACTATCCGGCGATGCTGGTGAAGACAAGCCTCAATGACTCGCAGGTGATGTACTGGGAGCCGGCGAAGTATGTGGCGAAACTCCGGACGCTGAAGACAAACGACACTCCCTTGCTGCTGCACATCAATATGGATGCGGGGCATGGCGGGGCCTCGGGTAGGTATGACTACCTGAAGGAGATTGCGTTTGATTATGCGTTTCTGCTGACGCAGTTGAGGGTGGGGGCTTAG